From Microbacterium rhizosphaerae:
GCACCACCAGCCGCAGTATCGGGTCGGCGCCGTCCTGCGCGCCCGGTGGGAACTCGCGTCCGCAGCCGCGAGAGCTCGCGGGGATCTGGGGAACCGGCGGTTGCATGACCGGTGGGTGCGGTTCGGGCAGCGCCGCAAACGACACACGATCGCGAACATCGCCGTCGCCCGCGAACTGGCCGGCTGGTGCTGGTCCCTGGCCGTCATGGACGACTGATCCACACAGCCGCTTCGCGACCCGACCACCGGTGGCAGCGCGAGGAGCGACCCGCGACTGTTCTATGAGCAGCCAGCCCTGCGGCCGGCGACGCTCGTTCCTAGACACGCGGTCCCACTCCTGCCGAAGAACCGTCCTGCGGTAACCAACCCGCGAATATCAGACTGACCGCGCGTCGAAGACACGCTCACCGGACAGCCCCGACCCGCGAAGCAAGAGGCGCCGCCCGGGCACCAACCCGGACGGCGCCTCGCCATGCCCCCTTGACAGGGCACCACTACATATCAGAACGAAGCCGCCACGCCTCTTGCAGATCGAGGATGCGCACCTCCTCCGTGAGTGACGGGGGTGTGGCGGTGACGGTTTCGATGCGGGTGATGAGTGCGGGCGACGGCTACAAGTACCTGCTCCGTACCGTCGTGGCGGGTGATGGAGCACGCTCACTGTCCACGCCGTTGACGCGGTACTACAACGAGGAGGGGACACCGCCCGGACGCTGGATCGGCAGCGGTGTGTCTTCCTTGAGCAGCAGCCTCCACGTAGGCGACATCGTTACGGAGTCGCAGCTGCAGCTCCTCATCGGGATGGGGCGTCATCCCCTCAGCGGCGAGCCGCTCGGTCGCGCCTATCCCCACTATGGCAGCGACCCGAAGGACGAGGGCGCGGCTTCTCGTCAGCGCGCGGTTGCTGGGTACGATTTCACCTTCTCGATTCCCAAGTCCGCGAGCGTGCTGTGGGGGATTGCGGATGCACGCGTGCAGGAGATCATCGTGGGGGCGCATCACCGCGCGGTCGCGCATGTCGTTGCGTACATGGAGCGGGAGGTTGCGGCGACGCGCACCGGTGCAACCGCGGGCGACGGGGCTGTTGCACAGGTCGCCGTGACGGGTCTCATCGCCACGGCCTTCGACCACTTCGACAGCCGCGCGGGTGATCCGCACCTGCACACGCATGTCGTGGTGAGCAACAAGGTGCAGACCGCGCTGGACGGGAAGTGGCGCTCGCTCGACGGTCGCCCGCTGCACGCGGCGGTCGTCGCGTTGTCGGAGTTGCACGAAGCGATCTTCACCGACGAACTCACCCGTGCGCTGGGCGTGTCGTGGGAGCCACGCGAGCGGGGTCGCGATCGGAACCCGGCCTGGGCGATCACCGGCATCCCTGACGTGCTCGTCGCCCACTTCTCGACCCGCTCGCACGCGATCAACGACGAAACCGACCGGCTCATCGCCGCATTCATGGGCTCGCATGGTCATCGCCCCAGCCCGGCCACCGTCATGAAGCTGCGCGCGCAAGCAACGCTCGCCACGCGCCCGGAGAAGCAGGTCCACTCGCTCGGTGAGCTCACCGCGGGATGGCGTCAGCGCGCCAGCGTGCTCCTCGGCCAGGACGCGACGACCTGGGCTCGCGCCCTCACGGCGCGACACGGATCCCGAATCCCACCGCTCCGCGCCGCCGACCTCTCGCCCGCATTGATCGCCCGCCTCGGCGGGACGGTCGTTGCCGCGGTGGCGGAGAAGCGGTCCACGTGGCGGCACTGGAATCTCGTCGCCGAAGCCGCACGTCAGACCATGCCGATGCGGTTCGCCTCCGCATCCGACCGCGAAACAGCCGTAGAGCTCTTCGCCCAAGCAGCCGAGAAGGCCTCCCTGCGGCTGTCTCCGCCGGAGATCGCGGAGAGCCCCAGCGAGTTCCAGCGCCCGGACGGGTCCTCGGTGTTCCGTGCCCGGCGAAGCGCCGTCTTCACCGCCAGCATGCTGCTCGAGGCCGAAAGTCGTCTGATCGCACGCTCTCGTGACACATCCGCCCCGCGTCTGACGATGCCGCCGCAACCCCGTCGGCAGGGCGGGAACACGCTGTCGCTGGATCAGGCGGTGGCGCTGGAGAAGATCGCCGCCTCGGGACGGACCGTGGATGCCCTGGTCGGGGCAGCAGGCACCGGGAAGACCTCCGCGATGCGCGCACTGCGCGATGCGTGGGAGTCGACGTACGGTCGCGGGTCGGTCGTGGGTCTGGCGCCTTCTGCCGGCGCCGCGCACGTCCTCGCCGAAGACCTCGGCATCCCGACCGAGAACACAGCCAAGTGGTGGACGACTCACCTGACACGGGGCGTGTCGTTCGCTGCGAGGCAACTGGTGATCATCGACGAAGCGTCGCTGGCCGGAACACTTTCGCTGGATCGCGTCTCAAGCGTTGCCGCGGAGGCCGGCGCGAAGGTGCTTCTGGTCGGCGACCACGCGCAACTGCAGGCCGTCGATGCGGGCGGCGCGTTCGCGCTGCTCGCACACGATCGTGACGACGTCCCCGAACTGGTGGATGTGCACCGGTTCCTGCAGTCCTGGGAGAAGAACGCATCCGTCCGGCTTCGCGATGGGGATACCGACGTCATCGAGGAATACGCCAACCACGGCCGCGTCGTGGAGGGCGAGTCGGACGCGATGATCGACGCCGCCTACCGGGCCTGGCGCCGGGATGTCGGTGCAGGCAGGGCGAGCATCCTCGTCGCCGATTCGAACGAGGCCGTCACCGCGCTGAACGTGCGCGCCCGAGCCGAGCGCCTCCTCGACGGCGATGTTGCAGGGGCCATCGAGGTGTCCTTGCATGAAGGCACCGCAGCAGCGGTGGGTGACATCATTCTGACCCGCCGCAACGACCGCACCCTGCGGGCCGGTCGGTCCTGGGTCCGAAACGGCGACCGATGGACCGTCCTCAATGTGCTGAAAGATGGAGGAATGCTGGTGCGCCGCGCCGATCGCCGGGGGAGCGCGGCAGTCATGTTGCCGGCGGGGTACGTCGCGGAGCACGTCGATCTCGGGTACGCGATCACAGCCCATCGAGCCCAGGGGATCACCACCGACACCGCACACGTACTCGTACACAGCGGGATGACGCGAGAGAGCCTCTACGTCGCGATGACCCGCGGACGCGTAGCCAACACCGCGTACGTCGCCGTCGACCGCCCCGAGGACACGCATTCCCGGCCGCATCCCGGCGAACCGCGCGGCGCCACGGCGGCGACGGTTCTCCACGGCGTGCTGCAGCACGTGGGCGCGGAGCTTTCCGCACACGAGACCATGGCCGCCGAACAAGACCGTTGGGGGTCCATCGCCCAACTCGCCGCCGAGTACGAGACGATCGCCGCTGCCGCGCAACACGACCGTTGGGTGTCCCTGATCCAGAGATCGGGGCTGACGACGGCGGAGGCTGCACGCGTCGTCGCCTCGGACGCGTTCGGTCCGCTGACGGCCGCACTCCGGCGCGCCGAAGCATGCCATCACGACGTCGAGCTCCTGTTCCGTGCCCTCGTCAGGACCAGGAGCCTGGACGACGCCGTGGATATCGCGGCGGTGCTCGAGTCGCGGCTGGACAAGGCCCTCGCTCGCGGAACTACGCCGCACGGGGGGAGGGGCGCGCCGCGCTTGATTGTCGGACTCATCCCGGAGTCGCTCGGTCCGATGACATCGGAGATGCAGCGCACCCTGGACGAACGCCGCGTGCTCATGGAGCGACGCGCTCAACGACTCGTGGAGCAGGCGATGGGGAATGGGGACACCTGGATCTCAGCTCTTGGTGCCGTACCCGAGCGACCGGCCTCCGCCGCGTGGAGGCGCCAAGCGCGAGTCGTTGCCGCGTATCGGGACCGATACGCAGTCAGCGGAAGAAGCGCGCTGGGCTCTGCGCCGACCACGACAGCCCAGGAGCGCGATGCCACGCAGGCACGCGCGGCGCTTGACGCGGCGCGGCGGCTGGCCCGCAATGATCGCGACGAAGCCCGATGGACGCGGCGGAGCGCTCGCGAATTGGCCGTGCCCGGGAGGTAGGCCTTTCGGATGTCGTCGCCCCGTTCTACTCTGGCCACAGGCAATCTCATGCGCACCGTCGCTCCCGCGACGGCTTGACGGCCGTCCGGCTCGTCCTCCCAGGTTCTCGTTGCCGAACTCATGGAGGGCAGCCGCATGTTCGCATTGATCTGGATGCTCAGCATCCGTCTCCGCTCGTTTCTGCGTCGGTTCATGCCGACCAATATCCTCCTCGCGGCGATCTTCACTCGGCGAGGACTGAAGTGGGGGATGCTGACGGCGCCCCTCGCCATCCTGTACCTCGTTGGTGCGGCACT
This genomic window contains:
- the mobF gene encoding MobF family relaxase; the encoded protein is MSAGDGYKYLLRTVVAGDGARSLSTPLTRYYNEEGTPPGRWIGSGVSSLSSSLHVGDIVTESQLQLLIGMGRHPLSGEPLGRAYPHYGSDPKDEGAASRQRAVAGYDFTFSIPKSASVLWGIADARVQEIIVGAHHRAVAHVVAYMEREVAATRTGATAGDGAVAQVAVTGLIATAFDHFDSRAGDPHLHTHVVVSNKVQTALDGKWRSLDGRPLHAAVVALSELHEAIFTDELTRALGVSWEPRERGRDRNPAWAITGIPDVLVAHFSTRSHAINDETDRLIAAFMGSHGHRPSPATVMKLRAQATLATRPEKQVHSLGELTAGWRQRASVLLGQDATTWARALTARHGSRIPPLRAADLSPALIARLGGTVVAAVAEKRSTWRHWNLVAEAARQTMPMRFASASDRETAVELFAQAAEKASLRLSPPEIAESPSEFQRPDGSSVFRARRSAVFTASMLLEAESRLIARSRDTSAPRLTMPPQPRRQGGNTLSLDQAVALEKIAASGRTVDALVGAAGTGKTSAMRALRDAWESTYGRGSVVGLAPSAGAAHVLAEDLGIPTENTAKWWTTHLTRGVSFAARQLVIIDEASLAGTLSLDRVSSVAAEAGAKVLLVGDHAQLQAVDAGGAFALLAHDRDDVPELVDVHRFLQSWEKNASVRLRDGDTDVIEEYANHGRVVEGESDAMIDAAYRAWRRDVGAGRASILVADSNEAVTALNVRARAERLLDGDVAGAIEVSLHEGTAAAVGDIILTRRNDRTLRAGRSWVRNGDRWTVLNVLKDGGMLVRRADRRGSAAVMLPAGYVAEHVDLGYAITAHRAQGITTDTAHVLVHSGMTRESLYVAMTRGRVANTAYVAVDRPEDTHSRPHPGEPRGATAATVLHGVLQHVGAELSAHETMAAEQDRWGSIAQLAAEYETIAAAAQHDRWVSLIQRSGLTTAEAARVVASDAFGPLTAALRRAEACHHDVELLFRALVRTRSLDDAVDIAAVLESRLDKALARGTTPHGGRGAPRLIVGLIPESLGPMTSEMQRTLDERRVLMERRAQRLVEQAMGNGDTWISALGAVPERPASAAWRRQARVVAAYRDRYAVSGRSALGSAPTTTAQERDATQARAALDAARRLARNDRDEARWTRRSARELAVPGR